The following are encoded together in the Lactuca sativa cultivar Salinas chromosome 1, Lsat_Salinas_v11, whole genome shotgun sequence genome:
- the LOC111916721 gene encoding cytochrome P450 Tp4149, which produces MATFQSLQFFLLSFLTSIILMIFIRFKLFPSSLKIKKCLPPSPRKLPILGNLHQLGSHPHQSLHALSKKYGPLMLIHIGSIPTLVASSVDAAQGILKTHDSSFSSRPNMSIVKILFYGGKNLIFSPQGEHWRKMRSVLVTRLVSNARVKSFRKVREEETMNLIGALEDSHGSLVDLSALIVKLTNTIICKVAFGRVHSGPKFTNLLKEHVEMIATFSVGSYIPWLSWVDRLTGLEGRAKKGAEEFDVFIEGVIEEHVNKKGGMEAKGDDVQDVVDILLEFQNENTTDFTLDRDSLKAVILDVFAGGTDTTFNTLVWVLSELIRNPRVMKKLQQEVTKVAQGRSMLFEEDFEKMEYLKAVIKESYRLHPPAPFLLPRESVEDVKMMGYDIPAGTRVFVNVWAIGRDPTVWENFEEFKPERFMDSSVDFRGHHFELIPFGAGRRGCPAIHFSVTILELVLTNLIYKFDFRLPDGEKIEDMDMSERNGLTVHKKAPLLVVPTPR; this is translated from the exons ATGGCAACATTCCAATCCCTTCAATTTTTTCTCCTTTCATTCCTCACCTCTATCATTTTGATGATCTTTATTCGTTTCAAATTGTTTCCATCTAGTTTGAAGATCAAGAAATGTTTACCCCCATCGCCACGAAAGCTTCCAATCCTTGGAAACCTCCACCAACTAGGATCGCACCCCCATCAGTCTCTACATGCTTTGTCTAAGAAATATGGTCCGCTCATGCTCATTCATATTGGGAGCATACCGACGCTTGTAGCCTCATCTGTCGATGCAGCCCAAGGAATCTTGAAAACCCATGATTCATCATTCTCAAGTCGGCCCAATATGAGTATAGTCAAAATCCTTTTCTATGGCGGTAAGAACCTAATATTTTCTCCACAAGGGGAACATTGGAGGAAGATGAGGAGCGTTTTAGTCACCCGTCTTGTAAGTAATGCACGTGTTAAGTCATTTCGAAAAGTAAGAGAGGAAGAGACAATGAATCTGATTGGCGCGCTTGAAGATAGTCATGGCTCTTTGGTTGATTTGAGTGCATTAATAGTCAAACTTACAAACACCATAATTTGTAAGGTGGCATTCGGAAGGGTACATTCTGGGCCAAAGTTCACAAACTTATTAAAAGAACATGTCGAAATGATTGCAACTTTTAGTGTGGGGAGTTACATTCCATGGTTGTCCTGGGTAGATCGACTGACTGGCTTAGAGGGAAGAGCAAAAAAAGGTGCTGAAGAATTTGACGTGTTCATTGAAGGTGTTATAGAAGAACATGTGAATAAAAAAGGAGGAATGGAGGCTAAAGGTGATGATGTGCAAGACGTAGTTGACATCTTATTGGAATTCCAAAATGAGAACACAACCGATTTTACCCTTGATAGAGATTCCCTTAAAGCGGTTATTTTG GATGTATTTGCCGGTGGAACGGATACCACATTCAACACTTTGGTATGGGTACTGAGTGAGCTAATAAGAAACCCAAGAGTAATGAAAAAGTTACAGCAGGAAGTTACAAAAGTAGCACAAGGGAGATCCATGCTTTTCGAGGAAGATTTTGAGAAAATGGAGTACCTAAAAGCTGTGATAAAGGAGTCCTACCGATTGCATCCTCCGGCCCCATTTCTTCTTCCTCGGGAATCAGTAGAAGATGTGAAAATGATGGGATATGATATTCCAGCAGGCACACGAGTGTTTGTCAATGTCTGGGCAATAGGAAGAGATCCTACGGTATGGGAAAATTTTGAGGAGTTTAAGCCTGAAAGATTCATGGACAGTTCCGTTGACTTTAGAGGGCATCATTTCGAGTTGATTCCATTTGGTGCTGGCCGTAGAGGATGCCCTGCAATTCATTTTAGTGTAACTATCCTCGAGCTTGTATTAACAAATCTCATATACAAGTTTGATTTCAGATTGCCAGATGGAGAGAAAATAGAGGATATGGACATGAGTGAGAGAAATGGGCTTACAGTCCATAAGAAGGCCCCTTTACTGGTTGTGCCGACTCCTCGGTAG